ATGTGCCACCAACTGTCCATACGGCCTTGGACAAGCCCCTGATCTtactatctgtaaaatggggtagcAGCTGTGCTTCAAAGAAGTAAGTTAATCTGTGGGACCCAAAAGATGCTcagtaacaaataaaaaacccaccaGCAGGCATGCTCATCAGCGGGTGCAGGTCGACAGATCTGTACAGTAGACAGGAGGCAGCTTACTGGGAGTGAAATGGCCTCGAAGAGGTGTGAGAATTCAGCTGTGGGTTCTTGGGCTAGAAGGTGGCTGGCAGACGTGAGGCAGAGGAGCTGGCTGGTGAgctctgtgcctctctgccttcagcccagctgATGAAGAACACAGGTGTGATTCTTGCCAATGATGCCAATGCCGAGCGGCTCAAGAGTGTCGTGGGTAATCTGCACCGGTTAGGAGTCACCAACACCATTATCAGCCACTACGACGGGCGCCAGTTCCCCAAGGTGTGGCCCCCCCTCTGTGTGTCTTCCTGCTTCCTGACCTCGCAGTGTTTAGACTTGCCCCTAGGAAGTAATGGTGCAGTACAGATTGCCAAAAACACCTAATCAGCCTACCCTTTTCCCCCAGGTGGTGGGGGGCTTTGACCGAGTCCTTTTGGATGCTCCCTGTAGTGGCACTGGGGTCATCTCCAAAGACCCAGCTGTGAAGACTAACAAGGTGAGGAGTTGGgaggtgaggcccagagagggggcgGGGACAGCTGAGAGGTCTGCTGGGCCTTCCGgagctggaaggggaggtggaggagCACACTAAGCAGTTAATAGTTCACCTCTTCTCCTGAGGCTGTCTTTTTGAAATCTTGACATCCTTGCATCGGTCTTTCCTTGGGACAGGATGAGAAGGACATCTTGCGCTGTGCTCACCTTCAGAAGGAGTTGCTCTTGAGTGCCATTGACTCTGTCAATGCGACATCCAAGACGGGAGGCTACCTGGTCTACTGCACCTGCTCCATTATGGTGAGGCCTCTGTTGTGGTGGAGCTGAGGGGACAGGGCTAGGAGGGTGTTTGCCCCTTAGAGCTCCCTTCAGCTCCAGCTccgcttttccttctctttctgcctcccctaCGTATTCAGGTGGAAGAGAACGAGTGGGTAGTAGACTATGCCCTGAAAAAGAGGAACGTTCGGTTGGTGCCCACGGGTCTAGACTTTGGCCAGGAGGGTTTTACTCGCTTTCGAGAAAGGCGCTTCCACCCCACCTTGCGTTCTACCCGCCGGTTTTACCCTCACACCCACAATATGGATGGTTTCTTCATTGCTAAGTTCAAGAAATTCTCTAATTCTGTCCCCCAATCCCAAACAGGTAAGCGATCTGCTCTTTCTGCCCTTCATCACCACCTTTGCCCTTTCCACCTTTCAGGAGGCATATGactgcagggaagggagggacttGCGCCTTGCTTATCCCACCTTTGCATTCTTGGATGAGAGGCTTCTTTCATCCCAATTAGAATCGTTCCTGATCCTGGACCCCATCTGAGTATATGTGAAAGTACTTGTGCAGATGGGGACCTTTTGCTTGATTCTGCCAAGTGGCTGCAGTCTTTCAGCACTAAATGCATTCCCAATGCAGTTGtggtttgtttttcctgcttGGCCAAGGGCTGCCTTCCTGGTAACAGACCTCTGCTGGTCCAGCATTGTCAAGGTTGGCACAAGACTCCTCAGAACCATCAGCAGTTCTCTGAGCCCATCACACTAATTGCAAATCTTTTTCTCAGCCATCTTGAGTCTGGCCTGGATCTCAGAAGGGTGGGGTTTTCTGGAACAGGCTTGGTGGTTCTGCATGCTGGGATAGAACCCTGGGTTTagttggaagagggagaggcaagtTTCTCTGAATACATACTGTGACTTACtgagttgatttcttttttttaaagtttattcacGTCATctctcccaatgtggggcttgaattcataaccttgagatcaagagtcacatgctctccagACTGAACCAGTCTGACACcctcatattcttttctttataaataatgttcCTCACTAGAGTCACATCTGAACGTTAAGAGAAACCTTAAGAAGTGACAAAATTTGCTATAACTTTTTTCCACCTTAACTTTAAAAGTTCGTATTTAATGTCCTTTCTCATTTGTGCCGCCTTAGCCTGTTTCTAGTTGGTGTGTGTGACTTATTTTCTTGCATCTCATCAAAAtccacatgaaaaacaaaaaaaatcctgtctttttttttttttttttaagattttatttatttatttgacagagagcaatcacaagtaggcagagaggcaggcagagagagggggaagcaggctctctgctgagcagagagcccgatgtggggcttgatcccaggaccctgagatcatgacctgagccgaaggcagaggctttaacccactgagccacccaggagccccatattcttttctttataaataatgttcCTCACTAGAGTCACATCTGAACATTAAGAGAAACCTTAAGAAGTGACAAAATTTGCTATAACTTCTTTTTGCCACCGTAActttaaaagtatgtatttaaTGTCCTTTCTCATTTGTGCCTTCTTAGCCTATTTGTTGGTGTGTgtgacttcttaattttcttgCATCTCATCAaaatccacatgaaaaaaaaaaaaatcctgtctttttttttttttaagattttatttttttatttgacagagatcacaagtaggcagagaggcaagtggagagagggggaagcgggctctctgctcagcagaaagcccaatgtggggctctatcccaggaccctgagatcatgacctgagccaaaggcagaggctcttacactgaaccacccaggcaccccaaaaatcctgtctttaaaaaagacaaagccgggcgcctgggtggctcagtgggttaagccactgccttcggctcaggtcatgatctcagggtcctgggatcgagccccgcatcaggctctctgctcagcagggagcctgcttcctcctctctccctgcctgcctctctgcctacttgtgatctctgtctgtcaaataaataaataaaatctttaaataaataaataaataaataaaaataaataaaaaagacaaagcctAGCACTTCACGTTTATTCAGGATTTACCTCCTGAGTCTCCTGTGACTTGCCCTCCTTAAGGGGACACAGCTTCCTCTGGAAACCTTGCCCAAGGATGAATAAtgatctcttcttctttctctctctctctttttttttttttttaaagattttatttatttatttgacagagatcacaagtaggcagagaggcaggcagagagagaggaggaagcaggctccctgctgagcagagagcccgatgcggggctcgatcccaggaccctgagatcatgacctgagccgaaggcagcggcttaacccgctgagccacctaggcacccctctctctctttttttttaatccctttctCTTTATTATGAGGTTCAAATGTGACTTGGGTAAAGGCCAGGTGATACCAAGTAATTGGAATCTAGGTGGTCTGCTTTGAGGTGCTACCTGCCTACAAGGGCGCCCTTGGCTGACAGTAGTCAGGCACTTCCCTTACCTTAGACCTCAGCTTACTTCTTCCACTAATGATAAAATCTCAGTGCTGACGCCCAGTTTCTTAAACCACATGTTTAATTTTAACCCAGGGAATTCTGGAGATTCTACCCCTGCAAACCTAGACTTGCCTGAGGTGAAAGGTCAGGTGACCCCCAAGCCTGAGGGCAGCAGCCAGCCTGCCAAGAAGGCAAGAGTGGCTGTGAACGCAAAGCAGCAGTTGCAGAAACAGAAACATCCCAAGAAGGCCTCTTTCCAGAAGCAGAATGGCATCTCCAAAGGTACAGACTCAGGATTGTCCACTGTATCTTGTGACACAAAGTTCCAAGCTCCTTCCAAGGTCCAGGACAGTAGTCAGCCAGCTCTAGAAGCTGAAGTGATGAAGGGACCAAAGGTGACTAAGAAGCTAAAGCAAAAGTCAGCTACCCTGCTGTCCTCCAAGAAAGTTGCCTTCCGGAAGCAGAATGGTCCTCTTAAGGGCACCAGCAACAAAGTGCCTGTGCTATCCCTTTCCACGACCCAGGCCACTGTCAAGCCTGAGGACTGTGATCCGCCCCTTCGAAACACCAAAGGGGCTGAGAACGTAAAGCAGCAGTTGCCTTCCAAGAGAGCTGCCTTCCAGAAACAGAATGGCACCCCCAAGGGACCTGAGACTTCCACCATGTCCCTCCTTGGTTCCAGCCGGCCCCCACCAGCAAAGAGGAGGAAATCTCAGTCCAGAGGCAGCAGTAGTCCAGTGTTGTCTAATATGAATGGTTGAAACTAGACTGGGATGGCTCACTGCTGTTGGCACTGGGTTGGAactttttaaccaactgagccacccaggcactccattgGGTTGGAACTTTTTACCTCTGTGAGGTTGGCATCCCCACTGTGCATATGAAATCTAATACACGTTTTATAATCTCTGGTCACTGTGTGTTTTTTGAGGGGACTGGATTCTCGCTTTGCTGCTTTAAAAGtagtggtgggagggtgggataGGGCCCCCTCTGAAGAGAGGAAGCAGTGTGGTATCCTGAGAAATCCATTTCAGGCTCTTGGGCTcccttggtctcagggtccagggccGGAGAGTCTTGGAGAGTCCTGGAGTCGGAGCTTAGGGTGTTTGGACTCTGCGGACCACAGGAGGGCAGTAGCGGTGTAGAGAGGATGGGCATCCTGCCACCAGAACCCATGGAATACTGAAGGACCTGGACTTTATTTCTGTCACCCTGGTTTGGGAGCATGGACCGGTTCCGCTCAGCCTCAGACCCGGAAAGGTCCAGGTGCCGGCCTCCAACTGAACCTTTAATTGGCTTCctctctgccccgccccgccccctgacCTCTGCCCCTTCCGTCGGGCCATCTGATTGGTTCCCCTCGCGTCCTCCTGGCGCCTTATTGGCTCTTCTCCCTCGCCCTCCATCCCTGCTTCTGTAGCGCTCCCTGTCTCCCGGCAGAAGACGCAGCCATGAATCCGTTATTCGGCCCCAACCTCTTTCTCCtacagcaggagcagcagggccTGGCCGGGCCGCTGGGGGACCCTCTGGGAGGCGACCACTTCGCCGGGGGAGGGGACGTGTCCCCAGCGCCACTCGCCCCGCCCGGCCCGGCTGCCTACTCGCCGCCTGGCCCGGGCCCGGCGCCCCCGGCCGCCATGGCTCTCCGCAACGACCTGGGCTCCAACATCAACGTGCTCAAGACCCTGAACCTCCGGTTCCGCTGCTTCCTGGCCAAAGTGCACGAGCTGGAGCGCCGCAACCGGCTGCTGGAGAAGCAGCTGCAGCAGGCGCTGGAGGAGGGTAAGCAGGGCCGGCGGGGCCTGGCTCGCCGCGACCAGGCCGTGCAGACCGGCTTCGTCAGCCCCATCCGGCCCCTGGGGCTGCCCCTGAGCGCCCGGCCCGCCGCCGTCTGCACCCCTTCGGCGCGGGTGCTGGGGTCGCCCGCGCGCTCGCCAGCCAGCCCCCACGTGCCCTCCGCGGCCTGCCACTCGTCGCCCTCCACCTCTACCTCCACCTCCTACTCCTCGTCTGCCCGCTTCATGCCCGGCACCATCTGGTCCTTCTCTCACGCCCGCCGGCTGGGGCCGGGACTGGAGCCCACGCTGGTGCAAGGGCCTGGCCTGTCGTGGGTGCATCCCGACGGGGTGGGCGTCCAGATCGACACCATCACCCCCGAGATCCGCGCGCTCTACAACGTCCTGGCTAAAGTGAAGCGCGAGCGGGACGAGTACAAGCGGAGGTAGGGGACCGGGAAGGTGGGGACGGGGCTCAGTGTCATGGCACACACATGGGGCCGGGACCAGGTGTGGGTCCGGGAGAGGAGATAGGGAGGAGTAAGATGAGAGTAAAGTTCCTGCTGTGTTAGGAGGAGCTTGGAAGTAGACGGCATTGGGTACAGGAAGTCCGGAATCCACAGGGAATGCAGAAGTCGCACTGGTGACCGGAAGAAGGATCCTCAGAGCTGCGTACTGCGGGGCGTACATATTTTTCTTGTGGCTTTTCTGTCTCATCTAGGCTGCAGTGTTTGGATGACTGGGTTCACCGTGGGGTTGTCTGCCGTGTGAAAGGGACTCACGTCTACCTCTGGGTAGACATCTGGGGTACTACTTAGCCTCTCCCGGCTCAGCCCTCAGAGCAGTTTTGTGATAGATGCCGCATACAGATCAAAAGTAAGAGATCAGGATATAGCTTTCACTTGGGAGTCTAAGTGAAATTAGAAGGGTGGGGGGTGCTGCATCTCCCAGTGGGTGATCCTGCTGTTGCTCTGGGTTTCCCAAGGTGATGCTGATGGAAACTGGGTGCCTACTCCAGTTCCACAGGAAGGGCTCTGGGACCTCGGAACATTGCTTAgagtaagtcagaaaaagaaaagtaaagcgaTAAGGGGAAAGGAATTCCctagggaaaggggaagggattGCTGGTCCTCATAGGGCTTGTGGAAGCTGCAGGGGGGGGTGGTGCGGCGGATCTGTGAAAGTGCAAGGAGCCAAAGGATGACGAAATGTGAGTGAAGCCAGCAGAGGAACCGAGTGCGCGGAAAAGTTGAGAATCTGGACACACCCTGTGAGTATAAGGCAGCTGGGGGCAGGCCCGGTGCTGACCCAGGATGAGGATTTCGCTTTCTTCGGGGGACTGGCAGGGCAGCCAGGTCCCAGGAGAAGGGACGTGATGCTGGTGCTGGCTGTATATCCTTAGAGGCCTGAGAACCCGGGCCATTAGGAAGAAGCACGAGCACAGCCAGCCCTCTGCCCGGATGCCGTGGTTGAGGAGGAAGATGACAGGTCTGGAGGAGGCTTTATTTTGGGAGCCATCAGGTTTAACCTCTTCATTGGCTACTCTGACCCCTTGTGGGCAGGCTTGGGAACTACCCAGGCAGCCATGTGTGGCAGATACTGGTGTGTCAGCTGGGGCTTGGCTGAATGTTCCGGGAGCTTACCCCTGGGTCTGGGGGCAGCCTTCAGGGAGCTGTAACCAGCCAGAGTCTAGCAGATTGCAGATAAGCAGACTTTCTGACGCTGAGTCTTTCTTCATGCTGGCTTCCTTCGTCATACGTAGCCCACGTTATAAGTGCTTTGGGAGTCTCAGTTCTAAAGCCATCATTCACCTGCCCCCAGAACCAGCCTGACCcagtccctgccccagcccctgtccCTGCAGGAGTTAATTAACAATGGTCAGTGGCCGAACACAGACAGTTCTGGAATGCCTAACCATAGAAACAGCTGCTGTTCTcgggtatttgtttttctttaactgaaAGAGTGTTTGTCCTTGGTCCAGCCGTCCAGGGCAGCAGAGAGTTATTCCTTGGGGACTGGTGAGCTCATCGCTCTGCAGCACGCTGCTGTGCAGAGGGCCCCGCAGCTAGAGGTGTGTGGTACGTGACACTGGCGGTTCCTCATTCTTCCACCCCAGATCCTGTGCCCTCGTTCTGTTCCCTTGAAAATACCGTAGCTCCTGTCTGTGGCCCGGAAGGCATGGGTATAGCCTGAGCACTGAACTGGGAAGGAGCTGAGGCTTCCTGGGTTCTGTTCTCAGCTCCCCTGCTGTGCGCCACCTTGGGTGGACTGCTTCATCCTTCATCCTGGCCTCTGGCTTCCAGTGTGGGAATGGCCCCTGCTTCCTCACTTTGCTCGAGGGTACCATTTATTTAGGAGGGAGGTCTTTAGTGAAGGTAGAACACATGGAAATTGCTCAAATTCTACCCCGTCAAGGGAACCTTGAAAGTGAGACCAGATTGGAATGGAGGTCAGAAGGAACCTGTTTGTGGGAAAGTCTGGCTGCAAAACAATAGAGTTCTAGTAAGCTTCCAGGGGTGCCAGGCTGCCTCAGTCAGGAGagtatgtgacttttgatctcagggttgtgatttcgagtcccacgttgggtgtagagattactaaaaataaataaataaaccttaaagaaTTCTAGTAAGCTTCCAGgcaatttattttcagatttttttgaaACACTGTAATATTTTTGTTCATCTCAATCCGCCCCTAACTTCCTTACTTAAATTTCTACTGGAATTTGCTGCTTTCTGCCCTTCCCGATGCATCTTGCCCAGGGTCGCTGTCCCCTTGCCAGGCTTGCTTCCTCCAGGGGCTTACAGACTCAGGGTATGACGGCACTGCATCCCATGGCTTCAGGTTGTCAATGAAGAAACCACAGGCCCAGGAAAGATAAATATGTCTGAACTGTGAAACTGTTTTACTTGATGCTTCTGGGACCTCTCACCGGCCCTGACTGTCAGAGGGAGAATACCAGAGCAAAAGGAGGAAGGACGTGGGGgcagcagggatgggggtggggagcagagagcaaaGAGTCCGGGAAGCTGGGCTGCATGGCAGGCTGGCCGGGTAGTGGCCGAACTGGCTGCCTCTCCCTTGCCCAGGCGGGAGGGGCAGTGGGTGACGTTGGGGAGTTATTATTAGGAGCACtgcagtgcagagcccagtgaggAGCAGGAGGGCTTGGAGGGAAGAGGCTGTGGGCAGAGCCCAGTGGGGAGAAGAGGGCGAGGCGGGGGAGAgatggaggtggggcagggaggataGAGTCCCACGTCTGCAGAATCTGCTCCGTCaggctttcattttcttgccGTTCTCTCTGTGGCTTCTGGCCACCTTTCTGATCCTGCAGTGTGTCTCATGGTACCGTACCCTCCTTTCTGAGCCTAGAAGAAGTGGCAGGAGGTGATAGGCTGTCTGAGTGGGGTCTGAGAAGTTCTGCCAGCCCAGGCCCCGAGTCTTGAGTCCTCCTGCAGCGTTCCACTCCAGCACggcccttctgcctctgctgcacCATGACCTGTGCACTGGCTTGCTGTGGACTCCCGTCTAGTGGAAGCCCTGGCCTTTCATAGCAAGGGGGTAGTCAGGGGGTCCTCTTAGCTGCTTGTGCTCCTAGTTTCAGAATCCTGGAGCATAGGGGATGCCGCTGCTAGTTCCCACCCAGCGGATGAATGAGGCTCTTTTTCCTACTCTGATTGCCCTCGCCCTCGGTGTTTAGGTGCCTGGGACCCCGCAGGCTCCTGCTTTCCACTGCTTTCATGGTTCAGGGCCAGGCCCGTCTCCTCTCCAGGGCTCCCGTACAGGGGCTCTGGGTTGGGGGAGCAGTTTCTGGACCTTTGCCAGGGGACAGACTTCGAGTGTCTCCTACCAGGCTCTTGACCAGCCTTGTTGCTGTGGCGTGTGTCCTGCAGCTGCTTCTCCCCAGTGAAATGGCACCACAAGCAGCAGGGCAGCGGGCTAGAGGAGCCCTGGGCTGGAGCGGGCAGGAGGCGGGAGACCGGATCTGGGCCCCCAAAGGTGGGGGGCTGGGCCGGCGGGCCTGGGGGTCTGGCGCGGGCACGAGAGGGGAGGAGGCCAGCTGGGCAGCTGGCTGAGCCAGAGCCCAAGTGGGACAGGTGCTGTGGTTGCTCTTAAGTACGACTCCTGGGGCGTGGCCCGGAGGTTCCAGGAAGACAGCTGGCGTGCCAGGAAGTGTGGAGCCACCCGACAGCTGCAGCCCGCCGGCTAGTCTTGCCCACGGCTCCTGTACACCGAGGGCagcagagctagagagagagcccTAAGTGGGAGTGGCGGTGGGGGCTGCGCAGGGAGccgcaggggtggggcagggcaggaccCCACACCTaggctccctccctgtcccccatgTCTGCCAGGTGGGAAGAGGAGTACACTGTGCGGGTACAGCTGCAGGAGCGAGTGAACGAGCTCCAGGAGGTGAGGGCTTCCCCCGCCGTCCCTGCCGTGTCCCCTCACCCTGTCACTGGCCCCCGGCCCAGTCCTCTCCTGGCCCTTCCGTGTCCTTACCTGCCCCCGGCATGGGCGGCATGGCTCACTCATGGGGCTTTCTCCCTGACTGCAGGAAGCCCAGGAGGCTGATGCCTGCCAGGAGGAGCTGGCCATGAAGGTGGAGCAGCTGAAGGCTGAGCTCGTGGTCTTCAAGGGCCTCATGAGCAACGTGAGTGCGGCCCCCTCATGCCTGGCACCAGCAGAGCAGGCCTTTCTGGTCTGAGCCTGTGGCTCTCCTGGCCACAGCCCTCACCCACCACACCgtgctgctcccccacccccatacctgTTCAAGAGGAAAGGCAGGAACTGAAGCTTTGGTGTCGGTGTCCTGTGCAGGGGGCAGTATGGCCTTCGTCGTTCCTGGAGGGCATAAGCTGCAGTTAAGGACCCAGATCCCCACTCTGCCACCGGCCTGCAGGGGGGGCTTTCTGCATTCCGTCACTGCTCTGCTCTGTCCCCCTTCTCTGTGGAATGGGGTCATAAGGGCGTGTACCTTGCAGGGCAAGTCCAGAGATGAGAATGCACTTAGGGGCGTGCTGGCCCTGACTTCGTGCTGAATAAGTGGTAGCCATTCTTCTTCATGCACTACTTCCTCCACTCTTGGAGCTCCCAGTGGGCTCTCTCTCTGGAAGCATAAGTTCTGGGTGGAGCCCCTGCAGGTTCTGGGCCGTGCACTCCAGGGCTCCCCCTCCGACCAGGGAGCCCGTGGCCTGCGCAGCGTGGGAATGCTGTGGGGAGGGCATCCAGGAAGAGTGACACACAGCAGCAGTGTGTGACATGAAGGCTGAGGCTCTCACTGGGCCTTGTCTTACCGCGCCCTGCGTTCCCTGGGCAGAACCTGTCTGAGCTGGACACGAAGATCCAAGAAAAGGCCATGAAGGTAGATATGGACATCTGTCGCCGCATCGACATCACCGCCAAACTGTGCGACGTGGCTCAGCAACGCAACTGTGAGGATATGATCAAGATGTTCCAGGTGAGGGGGCGAGGCTGCTCCCAGGCCCCCGGCCCCTGCGGCACCTGCCCAGTGCCTCAGCTCCTCACAGGAGGGGCGCCGGCCCAGAGCCcccttgccccctgccccccaggtcaGCGCCGGCCCCTCCTTCTTGGGGGCCTCACCCTGGCACCGGGGCCCCTCAGTGGGACTAGGCTGGGGGGCAAGAAACAGCCTCTGAAGAGAAGGTTCGGAAGCCGTCTCTAACgccatctctc
This genomic interval from Mustela erminea isolate mMusErm1 chromosome 6, mMusErm1.Pri, whole genome shotgun sequence contains the following:
- the IFFO1 gene encoding intermediate filament family orphan 1 isoform X4, coding for MNPLFGPNLFLLQQEQQGLAGPLGDPLGGDHFAGGGDVSPAPLAPPGPAAYSPPGPGPAPPAAMALRNDLGSNINVLKTLNLRFRCFLAKVHELERRNRLLEKQLQQALEEGKQGRRGLARRDQAVQTGFVSPIRPLGLPLSARPAAVCTPSARVLGSPARSPASPHVPSAACHSSPSTSTSTSYSSSARFMPGTIWSFSHARRLGPGLEPTLVQGPGLSWVHPDGVGVQIDTITPEIRALYNVLAKVKRERDEYKRRWEEEYTVRVQLQERVNELQEEAQEADACQEELAMKVEQLKAELVVFKGLMSNNLSELDTKIQEKAMKVDMDICRRIDITAKLCDVAQQRNCEDMIKMFQKKLVPSMGGRKRERKAAIEEDTSLSESDGPRQPDGDEEESTALSINEEMQRMLSQLREYDFEDDCDSLTWEETEETLLLWEDFSGYAMAAAEAQGEQQEDSLEKVIKDTESLFKTREKEYQETIDQIELELATAKNDMNRHLHEYMEMCSMKRGLDVQMETCRRLITQSGDRKSPAFTAVPLSDPPPPSEAEDSDRDVSSDSSMR
- the IFFO1 gene encoding intermediate filament family orphan 1 isoform X3, translated to MNPLFGPNLFLLQQEQQGLAGPLGDPLGGDHFAGGGDVSPAPLAPPGPAAYSPPGPGPAPPAAMALRNDLGSNINVLKTLNLRFRCFLAKVHELERRNRLLEKQLQQALEEGKQGRRGLARRDQAVQTGFVSPIRPLGLPLSARPAAVCTPSARVLGSPARSPASPHVPSAACHSSPSTSTSTSYSSSARFMPGTIWSFSHARRLGPGLEPTLVQGPGLSWVHPDGVGVQIDTITPEIRALYNVLAKVKRERDEYKRRWEEEYTVRVQLQERVNELQEEAQEADACQEELAMKVEQLKAELVVFKGLMSNNLSELDTKIQEKAMKVDMDICRRIDITAKLCDVAQQRNCEDMIKMFQKKLSLHLSPIKVPSMGGRKRERKAAIEEDTSLSESDGPRQPDGDEEESTALSINEEMQRMLSQLREYDFEDDCDSLTWEETEETLLLWEDFSGYAMAAAEAQGEQEDSLEKVIKDTESLFKTREKEYQETIDQIELELATAKNDMNRHLHEYMEMCSMKRGLDVQMETCRRLITQSGDRKSPAFTAVPLSDPPPPSEAEDSDRDVSSDSSMR
- the IFFO1 gene encoding intermediate filament family orphan 1 isoform X5, whose product is MNPLFGPNLFLLQQEQQGLAGPLGDPLGGDHFAGGGDVSPAPLAPPGPAAYSPPGPGPAPPAAMALRNDLGSNINVLKTLNLRFRCFLAKVHELERRNRLLEKQLQQALEEGKQGRRGLARRDQAVQTGFVSPIRPLGLPLSARPAAVCTPSARVLGSPARSPASPHVPSAACHSSPSTSTSTSYSSSARFMPGTIWSFSHARRLGPGLEPTLVQGPGLSWVHPDGVGVQIDTITPEIRALYNVLAKVKRERDEYKRRWEEEYTVRVQLQERVNELQEEAQEADACQEELAMKVEQLKAELVVFKGLMSNNLSELDTKIQEKAMKVDMDICRRIDITAKLCDVAQQRNCEDMIKMFQKKLVPSMGGRKRERKAAIEEDTSLSESDGPRQPDGDEEESTALSINEEMQRMLSQLREYDFEDDCDSLTWEETEETLLLWEDFSGYAMAAAEAQGEQEDSLEKVIKDTESLFKTREKEYQETIDQIELELATAKNDMNRHLHEYMEMCSMKRGLDVQMETCRRLITQSGDRKSPAFTAVPLSDPPPPSEAEDSDRDVSSDSSMR
- the IFFO1 gene encoding intermediate filament family orphan 1 isoform X9; protein product: MNPLFGPNLFLLQQEQQGLAGPLGDPLGGDHFAGGGDVSPAPLAPPGPAAYSPPGPGPAPPAAMALRNDLGSNINVLKTLNLRFRCFLAKVHELERRNRLLEKQLQQALEEGKQGRRGLARRDQAVQTGFVSPIRPLGLPLSARPAAVCTPSARVLGSPARSPASPHVPSAACHSSPSTSTSTSYSSSARFMPGTIWSFSHARRLGPGLEPTLVQGPGLSWVHPDGVGVQIDTITPEIRALYNVLAKVKRERDEYKRRWEEEYTVRVQLQERVNELQEEAQEADACQEELAMKVEQLKAELVVFKGLMSNNLSELDTKIQEKAMKVDMDICRRIDITAKLCDVAQQRNCEDMIKMFQVPSMGGRKRERKAAIEEDTSLSESDGPRQPDGDEEESTALSINEEMQRMLSQLREYDFEDDCDSLTWEETEETLLLWEDFSGYAMAAAEAQGEQEDSLEKVIKDTESLFKTREKEYQETIDQIELELATAKNDMNRHLHEYMEMCSMKRGLDVQMETCRRLITQSGDRKSPAFTAVPLSDPPPPSEAEDSDRDVSSDSSMR
- the IFFO1 gene encoding intermediate filament family orphan 1 isoform X10; its protein translation is MNPLFGPNLFLLQQEQQGLAGPLGDPLGGDHFAGGGDVSPAPLAPPGPAAYSPPGPGPAPPAAMALRNDLGSNINVLKTLNLRFRCFLAKVHELERRNRLLEKQLQQALEEGKQGRRGLARRDQAVQTGFVSPIRPLGLPLSARPAAVCTPSARVLGSPARSPASPHVPSAACHSSPSTSTSTSYSSSARFMPGTIWSFSHARRLGPGLEPTLVQGPGLSWVHPDGVGVQIDTITPEIRALYNVLAKVKRERDEYKRRWEEEYTVRVQLQERVNELQEEAQEADACQEELAMKVEQLKAELVVFKGLMSNNLSELDTKIQEKAMKVDMDICRRIDITAKLCDVAQQRNCEDMIKMFQKKLSLHLSPIKVPSMGGRKRERKAAIEEDTSLSESDGPRQPDGDEEESTALSINEEMQRMLSQLREYDFEDDCDSLTWEETEETLLLWEDFSGYAMAAAEAQGEQQEDSLEKVIKDTESLFKTREKEYQETIDQIELELATAKNDMNRHLHEYMEMCSMKRGLDVQMETCRRLITQSGDRDGVHRPAQE
- the IFFO1 gene encoding intermediate filament family orphan 1 isoform X2, whose product is MNPLFGPNLFLLQQEQQGLAGPLGDPLGGDHFAGGGDVSPAPLAPPGPAAYSPPGPGPAPPAAMALRNDLGSNINVLKTLNLRFRCFLAKVHELERRNRLLEKQLQQALEEGKQGRRGLARRDQAVQTGFVSPIRPLGLPLSARPAAVCTPSARVLGSPARSPASPHVPSAACHSSPSTSTSTSYSSSARFMPGTIWSFSHARRLGPGLEPTLVQGPGLSWVHPDGVGVQIDTITPEIRALYNVLAKVKRERDEYKRRWEEEYTVRVQLQERVNELQEEAQEADACQEELAMKVEQLKAELVVFKGLMSNNLSELDTKIQEKAMKVDMDICRRIDITAKLCDVAQQRNCEDMIKMFQKLSLHLSPIKVPSMGGRKRERKAAIEEDTSLSESDGPRQPDGDEEESTALSINEEMQRMLSQLREYDFEDDCDSLTWEETEETLLLWEDFSGYAMAAAEAQGEQQEDSLEKVIKDTESLFKTREKEYQETIDQIELELATAKNDMNRHLHEYMEMCSMKRGLDVQMETCRRLITQSGDRKSPAFTAVPLSDPPPPSEAEDSDRDVSSDSSMR
- the IFFO1 gene encoding intermediate filament family orphan 1 isoform X8 produces the protein MNPLFGPNLFLLQQEQQGLAGPLGDPLGGDHFAGGGDVSPAPLAPPGPAAYSPPGPGPAPPAAMALRNDLGSNINVLKTLNLRFRCFLAKVHELERRNRLLEKQLQQALEEGKQGRRGLARRDQAVQTGFVSPIRPLGLPLSARPAAVCTPSARVLGSPARSPASPHVPSAACHSSPSTSTSTSYSSSARFMPGTIWSFSHARRLGPGLEPTLVQGPGLSWVHPDGVGVQIDTITPEIRALYNVLAKVKRERDEYKRRWEEEYTVRVQLQERVNELQEEAQEADACQEELAMKVEQLKAELVVFKGLMSNNLSELDTKIQEKAMKVDMDICRRIDITAKLCDVAQQRNCEDMIKMFQVPSMGGRKRERKAAIEEDTSLSESDGPRQPDGDEEESTALSINEEMQRMLSQLREYDFEDDCDSLTWEETEETLLLWEDFSGYAMAAAEAQGEQQEDSLEKVIKDTESLFKTREKEYQETIDQIELELATAKNDMNRHLHEYMEMCSMKRGLDVQMETCRRLITQSGDRKSPAFTAVPLSDPPPPSEAEDSDRDVSSDSSMR